From a region of the Salvelinus alpinus chromosome 2, SLU_Salpinus.1, whole genome shotgun sequence genome:
- the LOC139541483 gene encoding sialoadhesin-like: LTTSKLTHCTRPLPFTSLFVLGQNGWSVTYTTQSICALKGSTVEMSCSYTYPRGYTVTTTFWFTEWGTGVEPEDLGQDPENAGRLEYHGDKEKDCTLKITDLRERDSAPYWFRLLTDQEGGTITGKLGVTLSVTGLQVKVTGGHQDKTLTCSTTCTLTDNPTYIWYKNGQHLDESTSPQYKDPVSSNYEDSYSCAVKGHEDLRSPAVCVQDQDCNRVTYTKRRICALKGSSVDISCTYFSLYNITSSLWFSHKQSDSWRVKLIPEDLTTDPGYAGRVEYVGEKERGRSTLRITDLREEDSAEYKFIFNTQTSRWRYSFPGTTLTVTDLQVKVTPATEAGKRTLTCSTTCTLTDNPTYIWYKNGHQVKEDTSSLYSDSFSDADSYSCAVKDHEDLHSPAVCKKCWKLTYTHQKICALKRSTVDISCSYTYPSYHEIKKAFWFTKWSGMDAEDLSSVPGYEGHIEYLGDKKSDCTLRITDLRLSDSAGYRFRFITSGGKFSGSPVSLTVTDVVLKMDPTSVSERENVTLTCRTNCRLDPITAFRWYKNGQPIPNSNTYSPVYNLFSVSSEDTGRYSCAVKGHEDLPSAEETLTVTLYFTPDGPRNTSVSVSPSGEIVEGSSVTLTCSSDANPPVDKYTWYFQNETFLNGFGEIYNISNFQSKDNGHYHCEAWNGRGSRNSTALMIILPGEGDSSPVYDNISVMVMTSTAVQTAATDDQDDVHYASVHFSRSKNQEVPLYSTVQLHQPQKQDQDVQYAAVKFNLLSSATQVGDATMALRTAGSVLVVFIWSVAVVLGQNGWSVTYTTQSICTLKGSSVNISCSYTYPSGTVTSTFWFTEWGTGVEPEYIDQDPEYTGRLEYHGDKEKDCTLRITDLRERDSATYKFRFITDQTEGRYYGDPGVTLSVTALQVKVTYSSWPNWVKITCSTTCTLIGNPTYIWYKNGHKVKEDTSSSYSDSFSDADSYSCAVKGHENLHSPAVCVQGQSCSRVTYTKRRICVLKGSTVDMSCTYAGYYSTTSSFWFRSDRLIHKDITRDPEYLGRALERGPTTLRISDLREEDSAEYRFTYKQRNFEWGHSFPGTSLTVTDLQVKVTLAAEGQRTLTCSTTCTLTDNPTYIWYKNGQRLDESTSQQDSSNMLVVLDSSVNIYSCAVEGHEGLHSPVVCFQVNVTPKQISEYKTLTCSTTCILTGNPTYIWYKNGQHLDESTSPQYKDPVSSNYVNSYSCAVKGHEDLHSPAVCVQGQSCNRVTYTKRRICVLKGSTVDISCTYVGYYYTTSPFWFRSDKLIHKDITRDPEYLGRALERGPTTLRISDLREEDSAEYRFTFKTNYFEWGHSFRGTTLSVTGLQVKVTPAAEGQKTLTCITTCSLTGNPTFIWYKNGQVVTEKTSLYSVLPNAVDSYYCAVKGHEDLSSPAVYGPRNTSVSVSPSGEIVEGSSVTLTCSSDANPPVQSYTWWFKKNGGGCQSMTGPQHIFNQIQSSDTGEYYCEAQNEMGTDRSRTINMDVKYDPKNTSVSVSPSGEIVEGSSVNLTCSSDANPPVDKYTWYKKNGASLTGSEKTYNFTTISSEDSGEYYCEAENKYGRLNSSSVSVDVQYGPKNTSVSVSPSGEIVEGSSVTLTCSSDANPPVDRYTWYFQNETFLNGFGQIYNISKFKSKDNGHYHCEARNGRGSRNSTALMIILPGKQTSVLNAAVGIIVVVLVLILCLSGLMWFRKKASKSTSDTRDTSENVQGDSSPVYENVSSMAMTPTAAQTAATVDQDDVHYASVYFSHSKNQEVPLYSTVQLHQPQKQEEDVQYDVVKFNWPSNSNRSFICCCLLDEKTMMSLINKRVDPEWPLVMSFP; encoded by the exons CTCACTACCAGTAAGTTGACTCACTGTACAAGACCTCTCCCCTTCACTTCACTCT TTGTACTGGGGCAGAATGGCTGGAGTGTTACATACACCACTCAGAGTATCTGTGccttgaaggggtcaacagtggagATGTCCTGCTCTTACACATATCCCAGAGGTTATACAGTCACAACAACCTTCTGGTTCACTGAATGGGGGACTGGTGTAGAACCTGAAGATCTAGGTCAGGACCCAGAGAATGCAGGTCGTCTGGAGTATCATGGGGATAAGGAGAAAGACTGTACCCTGAaaatcacagacctgagagagagagactcagctccGTACTGGTTCAGATTATTAACAGATCAGGAAGGAGGGACAATTACTGGCAAACTTGGAGTGACTTTGTCTGTCACAG gtcttcagGTGAAGGTGACTGGTGGACATCAGGATaagacactgacctgtagcaccacctgtactctgactgacaaccccacctacatctggtacaagaacggacaacATCTAGATGAGAGCACCTCCCCCCAGTACAAAGACCCAGTCTCCAGTAACTATGAAGAcagttactcctgtgctgtaaaaggccatgaggatctccgctctcctgcagtgt GTGTCCAGGATCAGGACTGCAACAGAGTGACTTACACCAAGAGGAGAATCTGTGCCTTGAAGGGGTCATCAGTGGACATTTCCTGTACTTATTTCAGTCTTTATAACATCACATCATCACTCTGGTTTAGTCATAAACAGAGTGACAGCTGGAGGGTTAAGTTGATCCCTGAGGACCTAACCACAGACCCAGGGTATGCAGGTCGTGTGGAGTAtgttggagagaaggagagaggtcgctccaccctgagaatcacagatcTGAGAGAGGAGGACTCTGCTGAGTACAAGTTCATATTCAACACACAGACATCAAGATGGAGATACAGCTTCCCTGGAACAACTCTGACTGTCACAG ACctgcaggtgaaggtgactcctGCCACAGAGGCAGGGAAGAggacactgacctgtagcaccacctgtactctgactgacaaccccacctacatctggtacaagaacggacacCAAGTAAAGGAGGACACTTCCAGCCTGTACTCAGACTCATTTAGTGATGCAGAcagttactcctgtgctgtaaaagaccatgaggatctccactctcctgcagtgt GTAAGAAGTGTTGGAAATTGACTTACACCCATCAGAAGATCTGTGCCTTGAAGCGGTCAACAGTGGACATATCCTGCTCTTACACATATCCCAGTTATCATGAGATCAAAAAAGCTTTCTGGTTTACTAAATGGTCTGGTATGGATGCTGAAGATCTGAGCTCAGTGCCAGGGTATGAGGGTCATATAGAGTACCTTGGGGATAAGAAGAGTGACTgtaccctgagaatcacagacctgagaTTGAGTGACTCTGCTGGGTACAGGTTCAGATTCATAACATCTGGAGGAAAGTTTTCTGGCTCACCTGTCTCCCTGACTGTCACAG ATGTTGTGTTGAAGATGGATCCTACATctgtgtcagagagggagaatgtcacactgacatgtagaaccaACTGTAGACTGGACCCCATCACAGCCTTCAGGTGGTATAAGAATGGACAGCCTATACCAAACAGCAACACCTACTCTCCTGTCTATAACCTATTCTCAGTCAGCAGTGAGGATACAGGCAGatactcctgtgctgtaaaaggccatgagGATCTCCCCTCTGCTGAAGAGACTCTCACTGTCACAT tgtaTTTTACACCAGATGGTCCAAggaacacctcagtgtcagtcagtccctctggtgaaatagtggagggcagttcagtgactctgacctgcagcagtgatgccaacccacctgtggacaaatacacctggtactTTCAAAATGAGACTTTTCTAAATGGATTTGGAGAGATCTACAACATAAGTAACTTCCAGTCTAAGGACAATGGACATTACCACTGTGAGGCCTGGAATGGAAGAGGATCTAGGAACTCTACAGCTCTGATGATCATTTTACCAGGTGAA ggaGACTCTAGTCCAGTGTATGACAACATCTCAGTCATGGTCATGACCTCTACTGCAGTACAGACAGCAGCCACAGACGACCAGGATGATGTTCACTACGCCAGCGTCCACTTCTCTCGTTCCAAAAACCAGGAAGTGCCTCTGTACTCCACCGTCCAGCTGCATCAACCACAGAAACAGGACCAAGATGTCCAATACGCTGCTGTGAAATTCAACCTCCTCAGTTCTGCCACCCA GGTGGGAGATGCAACAATGGCCTTGAGAACAGCAGGAAGTGTGTTGGTGGTCTTTATCTGGTCTGTAGCAG TGGTACTGGGTCAGAATGGCTGGAGTGTGACTTACACCACTCAGAGTATCTGTACCTTGAAGGGGTCATCAGTGAACATATCCTGCTCTTACACATATCCCAGTGGTACAGTCACATCAACCTTCTGGTTCACTGAATGGGGGACTGGTGTAGAACCTGAATATATAGATCAGGACCCAGAGTATACAGGTCGTCTGGAGTATCATGGGGATAAGGAGAAAGACTgtaccctgagaatcacagacctgagagagagagactcagctacGTACAAGTTCAGAtttataacagatcagactgAAGGGAGATATTATGGTGATCCTGGAGtcactctgtctgtaacag CTCTGCAGGTGAAGGTGACTTATTCAAGTTGGCCAAATTGGGTGAAAATTacctgtagcaccacctgtactctgattggtaaccccacctacatctggtacaagaacggacacAAAGTAAAGGAGGACACTTCCAGCTCGTATTCAGACTCCTTTAGTGATGCAGAcagttactcctgtgctgtaaaaggccatgagaatctccactctcctgcagtgt GTGTTCAGGGTCAGAGCTGCAGCAGAGTGACTTACACCAAGAGGAGAATCTGTGtcttgaaggggtcaacagtggacaTGTCCTGTACTTATGCTGGTTATTATTCCACCACGTCATCATTCTGGTTTAGAAGTGATAGGTTGATCCATAAGGACATAACCAGAGACCCAGAGTATTTAGGACGAGCCTTGGAGAGAGGACCCACCACCCTGAGAATCTCAGATCTGAGAGAGGAGGACTCAGCTGAGTATCGCTTCACTTATAAACAAAGGAACTTTGAATGGGGTCATAGTTTCCCTGGAACCAGTCTGACTGTGACAG ACCTGCAGGTCAAAGTGACTCTTGCTGCAGAGGGACAGAgaacactgacctgtagcaccacctgtactctgactgacaaccccacctacatctggtacaagaacggacaacGTCTAGATGAGTCCACTTCCCAACAAGACTCTAGTAATATGCTGGTGGTCTTGGATTCTTCTGTGAACATTTACTCCTGTGCTGTTGAAGGCCATGAGGGTCTCCACTCTCCTGTAGTTT GTTTTCAGGTGAATGTGACTCCTAAACAGATTTCAGAGTATaagacactgacctgtagcaccacctgtattctgactggtaaccccacctacatctggtacaagaatgGACAACATCTAGATGAGAGCACCTCCCCCCAGTACAAAGACCCAGTCTCCAGTAACTATGTAAAcagttactcctgtgctgtaaaaggtcatgaggatctccactctcctgcagtgt GTGTTCAGGGTCAGAGCTGCAACAGAGTGACTTACACCAAGAGGAGAATCTGTGtcttgaaggggtcaacagtggacaTATCCTGTACTTATGTTGGTTATTATTACACCACATCACCATTCTGGTTTAGAAGTGATAAATTGATCCATAAGGACATAACCAGAGACCCAGAGTATTTAGGACGAGCCTTGGAGAGAGGTCCCACCACCCTGAGAATCTCAGATCTGAGAGAGGAGGACTCAGCTGAGTATCGCTTCACTTTTAAAACAAACTACTTTGAATGGGGTCATAGTTTCCGAGGAAcaactctgtctgtcacag GTCTGCAGGTCAAAGTCAcacctgctgcagagggacagaaGACACTGACCTGTATCACCACCTGTAGTCTGACTGGTAACCCCACCTTTATTTGGTACAAGAATGGACAGGTTGTAACTGAGAAGACTTCCCTCTATTCAGTCCTCCCTAATGCTGTAGACAGTTACTActgtgctgtaaaaggccatgaggatctcagctctcctgcagtgt ATGGCCCAAggaacacctcagtgtcagtcagtccctctggtgaaatagtggagggcagttcagtgactctgacctgcagcagtgatgccaatcCACCTGTCCAGAGTTACACCTGGTGGTTCAAGAAGAATGGAGGTGGCTGTCAGAGTATGACAGGACCACAGCATATCTTCAATCAAATCCAGTCATCTGACACTGGAGAGTACTACTGTGAGGCCCAGAATGAGATGGGGACAGACAGGTCTAGGACCATAAACATGGATGTGAAGT ATGACCCAaagaacacctcagtgtcagtcagtccctctggtgaaatagtggagggcagttcagtgaatctgacctgcagcagtgatgccaacccacctgtggacaaatacacctggtacaagaagaaTGGAGCTTCACTGACAGGATCTGAAAAGACATACAATTTCACGACCATCAGCTCTGAGGACAGTGGAGAATACTACTGTGAGGCTGAGAATAAATATGGACGTCTCAACTCTTCTTCTGTGTCTGTGGACGTTCAGT ACGGCCCAaagaacacctcagtgtcagtcagtccctctggtgaaatagtggagggcagttcagtgactctgacctgcagcagtgatgccaacccacctgtggacaGATACACCTGGTACTTTCAAAATGAGACTTTTCTAAATGGATTTGGACAGATCTACAACATAAGTAAGTTCAAGTCTAAGGACAATGGACATTACCACTGTGAGGCCCGGAATGGAAGAGGATCTAGGAACTCTACAGCTCTGATGATCATTTTACCAG GGAAACAGACATCAGTTCTGAATGCAGCTGTAGGAATCATAGTGGTTgttctggttctcatcctctgtctctctggactcATGTGGTTCAG GAAGAAGGCCTCCAAATCCACCTCTGACACAAGAGACACATCAGAGAATGTACAG GGAGACTCTAGTCCAGTGTATGAAAACGTCTCAAGCATGGCCATGACCCCTACTGCAGCACAGACAGCAGCCACAGTCGACCAGGATGACGTTCACTATGCCAGCGTCTACTTCTCTCACTCCAAAAACCAGGAAGTGCCTCTGTACTCCACCGTCCAGCTGCATCAACCACAGAAACAGGAAGAGGATGTCCAGTACGATGTTGTGAAATTCAACTGGCCCAGTAACTCCAACCG CTCATTCATATGCTGCTGCTTATTGGACGAGAAGACCATGATGTCATTAATAAACAAAAGAGTTGACCCCGAGTGGCCACTAGTGATGTCATTTCCTTAA
- the LOC139568015 gene encoding uncharacterized protein, giving the protein MMNTNHAALWSSPSTEENRYRTTHQKRTKQRGNGQQQQRPKDREEWTWEDVLEGKGVYTWEEILAGRDRLPWEQVEAARRAEAAGERNQRYVGTRLARKPERQPQKMYWGRNTGSVAKPGRRPEPTPRAYRGERRTGQAPWFASTAQCGLFHLAALAWLRGAFNQVRLGRLGARDLLCAFTVRSIRCHQCQHHAPGIQCVSRVQYALFLLHALAQSGMSLDQYHQFGHYAQGLMCASAGQSCPSVQRHLNRPSVQRRQSRPSVQRRQTARLSSAVRAARLSSAVRAARLSSAVRAARLSRAARAARQSGTARSARQSGAARATRQSGAARAARQSGAARAVRQSGAARATRQSGAARAARQSGAALQSGAALQSGAAPQSGAAPQSGAAPQSGAAPQSGAAPQSGAAPQSGAAPQS; this is encoded by the coding sequence atgatgaacactaatcacgctgcgctttggtcctctccttccacagaagaaaaccgttacagaaccactcaccaaaaaaggaccaagcagcgtggtaacgggcagcagcagcagcggccgaaAGATCgtgaggaatggacatgggaggatgttcTGGAAGGCAAGGGAgtctacacatgggaggagatcctggcaggaagggatcgccttccatgggaacaggtggaggcagctaggagagcagaggcagccGGAGAGAGGAACCAGCGGTATgtgggaacacggctggcaaggaagcccgagaggcagccccaaaaaatgtattgggggaggAACACGGGGAGTGTtgctaagccaggtaggagacctgagccaactccccgtgcttaccgtggagagcgtcgtactggtcaggcaccgtggttcgccagcacagcccagtgcgggctattccacctcgccgcactggcctggctacggggagcattcaaccaggtaaggttgggcaggctcggtgctcgagacctcctgtgcgccttcacggtccggtctatccggtgccaccagtgccaacaccacgcaccaggcatccagtgcgtctccagagtccagtacgccctgttcctgctccacgCACTCGCGCAGAGTGGCATGTCCCTAGACCAGTACCACCAGTTCGGGCACTACGCACAAGGCCtaatgtgcgcctcagcaggccagagctgcccgtctgtccagcgccatctgaaccgcccgtctgtccagcgccgtcagagccgcccgtctgtccagcgccgtcagaccgcccgtctgtccagcgccgtcagagccgcccgtctgtccagcgccgtcagagccgcccgtctgtccagcgccgtcagagccgcccgtctgtcccgagccgctagagctgcccgtcagtcaggaACCGCTAGatccgcccgtcagtcaggagccgccagagccacccgccagtcaggagccgccagagccgcccgccagtcaggagccgccagagccgtccgccagtcaggagccgccagagccacccgccagtcaggagccgccagagccgcccgccagtccggagctgcccttcagtccggagctgcccttcagtccggagctgcccctcagtccggagctgcccctcagtccggagctgcccctcagtccggagctgcccctcagtccggagctgcccctcagtccggagctgcccctcagtccggagctgcccctcagtcctga